The Candidatus Manganitrophaceae bacterium genome contains a region encoding:
- a CDS encoding arsenate reductase ArsC, translating to MDVPKKILFLCTGNSARSQIAEGLTRHLAKGVKTTIEALSAGMDPKGLHPLAIAVMDEIGIDIRDHRSKNFDSSLLNQADCIITLCGNAEARCPATPSHIHREHWPIDDPAQASGNKEERLALFRKTRDALKDRIIHFLGVSGDLTGTKE from the coding sequence ATTGATGTGCCCAAAAAGATCCTCTTCCTTTGTACCGGAAATTCTGCGCGAAGTCAGATAGCCGAGGGCCTGACGCGTCATCTGGCCAAAGGGGTCAAGACGACCATCGAAGCGCTGAGCGCCGGAATGGATCCTAAGGGACTGCACCCTCTTGCCATCGCGGTCATGGATGAAATCGGCATCGATATCCGGGACCATCGCTCAAAAAATTTCGACTCCTCCCTTCTAAATCAGGCCGACTGCATCATTACCCTTTGTGGAAATGCGGAAGCCCGTTGCCCCGCCACCCCGTCTCATATTCATAGGGAACACTGGCCGATTGACGACCCCGCACAAGCCTCAGGGAATAAGGAAGAAAGACTTGCCCTTTTCAGAAAAACACGCGACGCACTCAAAGATCGGATCATTCATTTTTTAGGAGTTTCAGGTGATTTAACGGGTACAAAGGAATAG
- a CDS encoding PAS domain-containing sensor histidine kinase: MNSEQTNPADANLSRQTRGQKSLQDVPTFRLLLLKSLAPFILLAVLLFVLMNGLFLLFFDLSGQKKSFLDFLLLSSAASLSLSLLLGLFISSRRSAALRQITLFVQRFLQGETGASTLIHRTDEMEALANALNQMTANVQEKIETLSSDKAKSVAILSGMVEGVMVLDGRGEVVLTNASFEKMFGLSSTDLSGRHYYEHLRHHTLNEMIKEVIHTGRSLSRAIALEGPPPQYFQVQASVADFAPHHFVALVFHDITENKRQEQIQKDFVANVSHELRTPISLIKGYVETLSDGTVVDPKQAKSFLDIIEKNSTRLENIILDLLQLSRIESGLDPVRLRKISLLDCIQKNITLLNPLVRKKNLRLTVSVPTNLQIWVDPEKLDQVLTNIIDNAIKYTPERGEIKIHAVEEQNNIRIRIEDSGIGIPKNEHARIFERFYRVDQTRSRELGGTGLGLAIVKQVVEAHGGKVVVQSERRKGSRFILAFPKISAIEHLNRN, from the coding sequence ATGAACAGTGAACAAACAAATCCGGCTGACGCCAATCTGTCACGGCAGACCCGAGGCCAGAAATCCCTACAGGATGTTCCGACCTTCCGCCTCTTACTCTTGAAATCGCTTGCTCCCTTTATCCTCCTGGCAGTCCTTCTCTTTGTCCTGATGAACGGTCTCTTTTTATTATTTTTTGATCTGTCCGGGCAGAAGAAATCCTTCTTGGACTTTCTCCTCCTCTCTTCAGCCGCGTCTCTAAGCCTTTCCCTCTTGCTCGGCCTCTTTATCTCAAGCCGGCGTTCAGCAGCCCTTCGTCAAATTACCCTCTTTGTTCAGAGATTTCTACAAGGAGAAACAGGCGCATCTACCCTGATCCACCGAACCGATGAAATGGAAGCACTTGCAAATGCCCTCAACCAGATGACCGCCAATGTACAGGAAAAGATCGAAACACTCTCCAGTGACAAGGCAAAAAGTGTCGCAATCCTTTCTGGGATGGTTGAAGGCGTCATGGTTCTGGACGGAAGAGGGGAAGTGGTTCTGACCAACGCCTCTTTTGAAAAGATGTTCGGTCTTTCATCTACGGACCTGTCCGGGAGACATTATTATGAACACCTCCGACACCATACTCTGAACGAAATGATCAAAGAAGTGATTCACACGGGCCGCTCCCTCTCGAGAGCGATTGCACTGGAAGGCCCTCCGCCGCAATATTTTCAAGTCCAGGCCTCCGTGGCCGACTTTGCTCCCCATCACTTCGTCGCGCTGGTCTTTCATGACATTACCGAAAACAAACGGCAGGAGCAAATCCAGAAAGATTTTGTAGCCAATGTCTCCCACGAACTGCGCACACCGATCTCGCTCATCAAGGGATATGTCGAGACCCTCTCTGATGGCACCGTAGTAGACCCTAAGCAGGCAAAGTCCTTCCTTGACATCATCGAAAAAAATAGCACCCGGCTGGAAAATATTATTCTGGACCTTCTCCAACTTTCCCGGATCGAGTCTGGCCTTGATCCGGTCCGGCTCAGAAAGATCTCCCTACTGGACTGCATTCAAAAAAATATCACTTTATTAAACCCCCTTGTCCGAAAGAAGAATTTGCGCCTCACCGTCTCTGTGCCTACAAACCTTCAGATATGGGTGGATCCGGAAAAACTGGACCAGGTCCTGACCAACATCATCGACAATGCCATCAAGTATACGCCGGAAAGAGGCGAGATTAAAATTCACGCCGTCGAAGAACAAAACAACATCCGAATTAGAATCGAAGACAGTGGCATTGGCATCCCTAAAAACGAACACGCCCGAATCTTCGAGCGCTTTTACCGCGTGGACCAAACTCGATCCCGTGAACTCGGCGGCACCGGCCTCGGCTTGGCCATTGTCAAACAGGTCGTCGAGGCCCATGGAGGGAAGGTGGTCGTTCAAAGTGAGAGGAGAAAAGGCTCCAGGTTTATCCTGGCCTTTCCGAAAATATCAGCCATCGAACACCTTAATCGGAATTGA
- a CDS encoding response regulator transcription factor — protein sequence MPQIIMIVDDEADLTRLVAYHLKQEGFIPVCASNGSEALKEIAAQAISLVILDVMMPGVGGLDVCRQLRSRAETASLPVILLTARADESDKVIGLELGADDYVTKPFSPRELMARVKALLRRSKGEGEEAVYHYQHLMLDTARHLVKVEGKKVVLTAKEFSLLELLLEKKGRVLTRDFLLKSIWGYDYFGTTRTVDVHIRRLREKIPFLSKTIETLPSLGYKLTDEQ from the coding sequence ATGCCGCAAATCATCATGATCGTCGATGATGAAGCTGACCTAACAAGATTGGTCGCGTATCACCTGAAACAAGAAGGCTTCATCCCGGTTTGCGCCTCCAACGGCTCAGAGGCCCTCAAGGAGATTGCCGCGCAAGCGATTTCTCTTGTCATCCTCGACGTGATGATGCCGGGAGTGGGGGGGCTTGATGTTTGTAGACAACTGCGAAGCCGTGCCGAAACGGCCTCTCTCCCCGTGATCCTCTTGACGGCACGGGCCGATGAGAGCGACAAGGTGATCGGCCTGGAGCTGGGCGCGGATGATTATGTCACAAAACCGTTCTCGCCGAGAGAATTGATGGCCAGGGTCAAGGCCCTCTTGAGAAGATCAAAAGGCGAGGGGGAGGAGGCCGTCTACCACTACCAACATCTTATGCTGGATACGGCCCGACATTTGGTCAAGGTAGAGGGGAAAAAGGTCGTCTTGACCGCCAAGGAATTTTCACTCCTGGAGCTTCTTCTTGAAAAAAAAGGAAGGGTTCTGACACGGGATTTTTTGTTGAAGTCCATCTGGGGCTACGATTACTTCGGCACCACCCGGACGGTAGACGTTCATATCAGACGTCTGCGTGAGAAAATTCCTTTTCTTTCAAAGACCATTGAAACCCTTCCGTCTCTTGGATATAAATTGACCGATGAACAGTGA
- the nirD gene encoding nitrite reductase small subunit NirD, translating to MSFVCVARLDEIPDGSGKMIEIDNHEVALFRLDGEIYAISNVCPHQGGALADGKVCGEQVLCPWHQWRFNIKDGTSPLSPNLKIKTYPVKQEGDQVLISIS from the coding sequence ATGTCTTTTGTTTGTGTGGCAAGGCTAGATGAAATCCCTGACGGCTCGGGAAAAATGATCGAGATTGATAATCATGAAGTCGCGCTCTTCCGCCTGGATGGCGAAATTTACGCAATTTCCAATGTCTGTCCGCATCAGGGCGGCGCCTTGGCAGATGGCAAGGTCTGTGGCGAACAGGTACTCTGTCCCTGGCATCAGTGGCGCTTTAACATCAAGGATGGCACGTCTCCGCTCAGCCCGAACTTGAAGATCAAGACCTATCCGGTGAAGCAGGAAGGCGATCAGGTTTTGATTTCCATCTCCTGA
- a CDS encoding alcohol dehydrogenase → MKAVRFHQFGGPEILIYEDAPLPVAGAGEVIVQVKACALNHLDLWTRGGIPTYHINLPHIPGCDVAGMIDHVGEGVTGFIKGDKVLIAPGLSCFRCPSCLAGRDNLCEHYRIFGAGCDGGYAEFTKAPASNLIPIPNEISYNEAAAFPLTFLTAWHMLIKRAGLQPGQDLLVLAGGSGVGSAAIQIGKLAGARVIATAGTEGKLDQALMIGADFVIDHSRDDFSEEVLRITDGRGVDVVFEHIGPATFDWSLRALAKGGTLVTCGATSGPRVDLDLRYVFSRELTLMGALMGTRAELLEITHLVGEKKLRPIIDSVHPLSEARILQEKMGSRDLFGKLILAPGPGG, encoded by the coding sequence ATGAAGGCGGTTCGTTTTCATCAATTTGGCGGTCCCGAAATACTCATTTATGAGGACGCGCCCTTACCGGTTGCCGGTGCGGGTGAGGTCATCGTCCAGGTCAAGGCCTGCGCCCTCAATCATCTCGACCTGTGGACCCGGGGGGGGATCCCAACTTACCATATCAATCTCCCCCATATCCCCGGTTGTGACGTCGCCGGAATGATCGACCATGTAGGTGAAGGGGTGACAGGATTTATAAAGGGGGACAAGGTTCTGATCGCACCCGGACTCTCCTGCTTTCGCTGTCCGTCCTGCCTTGCAGGCCGGGATAACCTCTGCGAACACTACCGGATCTTTGGGGCGGGATGCGATGGCGGCTACGCCGAGTTCACCAAGGCCCCGGCATCCAATCTCATCCCGATCCCGAATGAGATCTCCTATAATGAGGCCGCCGCCTTTCCGCTGACTTTTCTGACCGCCTGGCATATGCTCATTAAACGGGCCGGGCTTCAGCCCGGACAAGACCTTCTGGTTTTAGCGGGCGGAAGCGGCGTGGGGAGTGCGGCAATCCAGATCGGAAAACTGGCAGGGGCACGCGTGATTGCAACCGCGGGAACAGAAGGGAAGTTGGATCAGGCCCTGATGATCGGGGCCGATTTTGTCATTGATCATTCAAGAGACGACTTTTCAGAAGAGGTCCTGAGAATCACGGACGGACGGGGAGTCGATGTCGTTTTTGAGCATATCGGCCCTGCAACATTCGACTGGAGCCTCCGTGCACTTGCAAAGGGCGGAACACTGGTCACCTGCGGGGCAACGAGCGGTCCAAGGGTTGACCTCGACCTTCGCTACGTCTTCTCCAGGGAACTCACCCTCATGGGCGCCCTCATGGGAACGCGCGCCGAATTATTGGAAATCACACATCTCGTGGGAGAAAAAAAACTTCGCCCGATTATCGATTCAGTCCATCCTCTTTCCGAAGCACGGATCCTCCAGGAAAAGATGGGATCAAGAGATCTCTTCGGAAAACTGATCCTGGCCCCAGGCCCAGGCGGGTAA
- a CDS encoding SDR family oxidoreductase has protein sequence MISLKDKVILITGGGRGIGRAAVRHFTAEGGKVAFCARSEGEVVGTAKAIEEEGGRVLPFRADISSRREIQRMVSQIISDLGDIDILVNNAGVLGPSETIATYRPEAWEEVIRINLNGTFLITHAVVRTMIPRRTGTIISITSSVGRKGRARWGAYAVSKFGLEGMMQTLAEEVAPFQIRVTTLNPGATRTKMRAAAYPKEDPTGLQDPGEVAKALHYLAVSTDASFHGKSLNMSDLPMEAWIS, from the coding sequence TTGATCTCCCTTAAAGATAAAGTTATTCTTATCACAGGTGGAGGTCGGGGGATTGGCCGGGCAGCAGTCAGACATTTCACCGCAGAAGGCGGAAAAGTTGCCTTCTGCGCGCGGAGTGAAGGCGAAGTGGTCGGAACCGCGAAGGCAATCGAGGAAGAGGGGGGACGGGTCCTTCCTTTTCGGGCCGACATCTCTTCCCGTCGGGAGATACAGCGCATGGTCTCCCAAATCATCTCTGATCTTGGGGACATCGATATCCTTGTCAATAACGCCGGGGTACTCGGCCCCTCGGAAACGATTGCAACCTATAGGCCCGAGGCCTGGGAGGAGGTCATTCGAATCAACCTGAACGGCACCTTCCTGATTACCCATGCCGTCGTCAGGACCATGATCCCCCGCCGCACCGGCACCATCATTTCGATCACATCCAGTGTCGGGCGGAAGGGCCGCGCCAGATGGGGGGCCTATGCCGTCTCCAAGTTCGGACTGGAGGGCATGATGCAGACCCTGGCGGAAGAAGTTGCTCCCTTTCAGATTCGCGTCACCACTCTCAATCCAGGTGCAACGCGTACAAAGATGCGTGCAGCCGCATATCCGAAGGAGGACCCCACCGGCCTTCAGGACCCAGGCGAGGTTGCCAAGGCGCTGCACTATCTGGCCGTTTCAACAGACGCGTCCTTTCATGGGAAATCGCTCAACATGTCCGACCTTCCGATGGAGGCATGGATATCCTGA
- a CDS encoding PBP1A family penicillin-binding protein: protein MRKGKKRFILVFIPLLSLLFLVSSGFYLFSLDDLVVKKFEGQRWKLPSKIYSAPFILSPGVDIELTGLSSRLKRLSYHPVNAPVRNPGEFFSNNQEMQIYLHEFAYPDHVESGFPIRLSFSEGKKIDQIMDLTLALDIDFAVIEPEVIGGFYESEWEERRLVRIEEIPQSLIDAVMVMEDRRFFDHDGINFKSILRAAWINFKAGKIVQGGSTLTQQLVKNFYLASDRTWRRKANEALMALLLERRYSKEEILETYLNEIYFGQNGVMGVYGVGQGAMSHFMKRPSELSLGEAALLAGIIRSPNVYSPKKNIRRAVRRRNLVLENLFSEGKIDLQAYMEARAEKVSGRKPKQRLNAAPYFVDEIRKRMADLYSPRVLISGGLQIFTTLDVELQRIADEALQTGLAALENRKPRLKRDDPKKQIQGALVAIDPGSGAVRAMVGGRNYGVSQFNRATQARRQPGSLFKPIVYLTAFEQAATGGLPYTPISLVDDAPITLQVGGKEWSPQNYDKQYSGPVTLQEALERSLNTATVRLSQEVGLEKIMETAFKVGINSPLAAIPSLALGSLEVSPLEIGMAYSTLANHGVQTPPQFLLGVIDPAELPLDLEKKEEDDSARGVSAPAAYLVTHLLQGVVESGTGQGVRRLGFDKPAAGKTGTTSNGRDAWFAGYTPDLVTVVWVGFDQNQRGALSGASAALPIWTEFMKKADTGDPDNDFLVPSGIIFRSINEKGQVCREDGKEVPFIEGTEPEESCKKGLFKWLEGLFF, encoded by the coding sequence ATGAGAAAAGGCAAGAAGAGATTCATCCTCGTATTTATACCGCTTTTGTCCCTCCTTTTCCTCGTGTCCTCCGGATTTTACCTCTTTTCTCTTGACGACCTCGTTGTTAAAAAATTTGAAGGTCAGCGCTGGAAACTTCCCTCCAAGATCTATTCCGCCCCTTTTATCCTTTCACCAGGGGTCGACATAGAGCTTACAGGCCTGTCCTCCCGTCTGAAGCGGCTGTCCTACCACCCCGTCAATGCCCCGGTTCGGAATCCAGGCGAGTTCTTCTCCAATAATCAGGAAATGCAGATCTACCTCCACGAATTTGCCTATCCGGACCATGTCGAGAGCGGTTTCCCTATCCGTCTGAGCTTTTCAGAAGGCAAGAAGATCGATCAGATCATGGACCTGACCCTGGCCCTTGATATTGATTTTGCCGTGATCGAACCCGAGGTCATCGGCGGCTTCTATGAATCGGAATGGGAGGAGAGGCGACTCGTCCGGATCGAAGAAATCCCCCAAAGCCTGATAGACGCCGTGATGGTCATGGAGGATCGAAGGTTTTTTGATCACGACGGAATAAACTTCAAGAGCATCCTGCGGGCGGCATGGATTAACTTCAAAGCGGGAAAGATCGTCCAGGGCGGGAGCACCCTGACCCAGCAACTGGTAAAGAATTTTTACCTGGCGAGCGATCGCACCTGGCGACGAAAAGCCAATGAAGCCCTGATGGCTCTCCTACTGGAGAGGCGTTATTCAAAAGAAGAGATCCTGGAGACCTACCTCAACGAGATTTACTTTGGTCAAAACGGCGTCATGGGAGTCTATGGCGTCGGACAGGGGGCGATGTCCCATTTTATGAAGCGGCCCTCAGAACTCTCTTTGGGAGAAGCGGCCCTCCTGGCCGGGATTATCCGGTCTCCAAATGTCTATTCACCCAAAAAAAATATCCGAAGGGCAGTCCGGCGCAGAAACCTGGTTCTGGAGAATCTCTTTTCCGAAGGAAAGATTGATCTCCAGGCCTATATGGAGGCCCGGGCCGAAAAGGTTTCAGGGAGGAAGCCAAAACAGCGGCTCAATGCGGCCCCCTACTTTGTCGATGAAATACGAAAACGGATGGCAGACCTTTATTCGCCGCGCGTCCTGATCTCCGGCGGACTTCAGATCTTCACCACACTTGATGTGGAGTTGCAACGCATTGCAGACGAGGCCCTTCAGACAGGGCTCGCCGCGCTGGAGAATCGGAAACCCCGCCTGAAACGCGACGATCCGAAAAAACAGATTCAAGGAGCCCTGGTCGCGATTGATCCCGGAAGCGGTGCGGTCCGTGCCATGGTGGGGGGACGAAATTACGGGGTCAGTCAGTTCAATCGGGCGACACAGGCCCGGCGCCAGCCGGGTTCCCTCTTTAAGCCGATAGTTTATCTAACCGCTTTTGAGCAGGCCGCAACGGGCGGCCTGCCCTATACGCCGATCAGCCTCGTGGATGATGCCCCGATTACCCTTCAAGTCGGGGGAAAGGAGTGGTCGCCGCAAAACTATGACAAACAATACAGCGGCCCGGTCACCCTCCAGGAGGCGCTTGAACGTTCGCTCAATACAGCCACCGTCCGCCTTTCACAAGAGGTTGGACTCGAAAAAATTATGGAGACGGCGTTCAAAGTCGGCATCAACAGTCCCCTTGCTGCCATTCCTTCCCTCGCCCTCGGAAGTCTGGAGGTCTCTCCCCTTGAAATCGGCATGGCGTATAGCACTCTGGCCAATCATGGGGTTCAAACCCCCCCCCAATTTCTCCTGGGAGTGATCGATCCAGCCGAACTTCCCCTTGACCTGGAAAAGAAGGAAGAAGACGACTCCGCCAGGGGGGTTTCCGCGCCAGCCGCCTATCTCGTGACACACCTGCTTCAGGGGGTGGTCGAATCGGGAACGGGCCAAGGCGTCAGACGACTCGGTTTTGACAAGCCGGCCGCGGGAAAGACCGGGACGACAAGCAATGGCAGGGATGCCTGGTTTGCCGGGTATACCCCCGATCTCGTCACGGTTGTCTGGGTCGGCTTTGATCAAAACCAGCGCGGTGCGTTGTCCGGGGCCTCTGCGGCCTTGCCGATCTGGACAGAATTTATGAAAAAAGCCGATACCGGAGATCCGGACAACGATTTTCTTGTTCCATCCGGAATTATTTTCCGCAGCATCAATGAAAAAGGACAGGTCTGCCGGGAGGATGGAAAAGAAGTCCCCTTTATCGAAGGAACAGAGCCGGAAGAATCCTGCAAGAAGGGATTGTTCAAGTGGCTGGAGGGACTATTCTTTTGA
- a CDS encoding leucine--tRNA ligase produces MNKVYRPKEIEPQWQRYWRDHQTFKVSEKSERPKYYVLEMFPYPSGRIHMGHVRVYAIGDVIARFKRMQGYNIFHPMGWDAFGLPAENAAIQKKTHPAVWTAQNIDYMRSQLQKMGLSYDWEREIATCRPDYYRWNQWLFLKMLAKGLAYRKEASVNWCPDCVTVLANEQVIDGQCWRCDTAVTQKTLTQWFLRITDYAEALLSGCDRLTGWPKRVLLMQKNWIGKSTGVEVQFQRADGSEALNIFTTRPDTLYGVTFMSIAPEHPLLPSLISDKPEKKSVEAFIAKVKAQDLTLRTDNQEKEGVFTGAYTLHPLTQEKIPIWVANFVLMEYGTGIVMAVPAHDQRDFEFARKYQLPIRLVIQDRSESLSEPLSAAYTEAEGRLVHSDQFTGLSPKEAQEKIAHFVQEKNLGQAKVHYRLRDWGISRQRYWGTPIPILYCDHCGTVPVPESELPVTLPEDVPFGGKGGSPLAESERFLNAVCPLCQGPARRETDTMDTFVDSSWYFLRYTSPQETRAPIDSELADGWTPVDQYIGGIEHAVLHLLYARFFTKVIHDLGLIKVDEPFKNLLTQGMVIKDGAKMSKSKGNVVDPDYLIEAYGADTARLFSLFAAPPEKDLEWSDDGVQGGYRFLQRVWRIVCDFSESPWACPSSGALDFSGASERIKSLRRRTHQTIQKVTEDLERFQFNTAIAALMSFYNDLSRDQALPEPTKDEAPLYAAAFSEAIRHLVLLLSPFAPHLAEALWETLGNAPTILDVSWPAYDPFLVKGETVEVVVQVNGKVRNRFSAPAGLEDDVLRERALSDPKTERWTAGKKIKKVIVVKGKLVNIVL; encoded by the coding sequence GTGAACAAGGTTTATCGACCCAAAGAAATTGAGCCACAGTGGCAGCGCTACTGGCGGGATCATCAGACCTTCAAGGTTTCCGAAAAGTCCGAACGTCCCAAGTATTATGTCCTTGAGATGTTTCCCTATCCTTCGGGCCGGATCCATATGGGGCATGTCCGGGTTTATGCGATCGGAGATGTGATTGCCCGCTTCAAGCGGATGCAGGGATACAATATCTTCCATCCGATGGGATGGGATGCTTTTGGCCTTCCCGCAGAGAATGCCGCAATACAAAAAAAGACGCACCCGGCGGTCTGGACCGCCCAAAACATCGATTACATGCGATCCCAGCTCCAGAAAATGGGCCTTTCCTACGATTGGGAAAGGGAGATTGCCACCTGCCGACCCGACTACTACCGTTGGAACCAATGGCTCTTCCTTAAGATGTTGGCGAAGGGGCTGGCCTATCGAAAAGAGGCCTCGGTCAACTGGTGCCCCGACTGCGTGACCGTTCTGGCCAACGAACAGGTGATCGATGGGCAATGCTGGCGCTGCGATACCGCCGTGACGCAAAAGACCCTGACACAGTGGTTTCTCCGGATCACGGACTACGCGGAAGCGCTCCTCTCCGGCTGTGACCGTTTGACAGGCTGGCCGAAACGGGTCCTGCTGATGCAGAAAAACTGGATCGGCAAAAGCACGGGGGTGGAGGTCCAATTTCAGCGTGCCGACGGGTCTGAAGCCTTAAACATCTTTACCACCCGGCCCGACACCCTTTACGGCGTCACCTTTATGAGCATCGCCCCGGAGCATCCCCTGCTCCCTTCACTTATTTCCGATAAACCTGAAAAAAAATCGGTGGAGGCCTTTATCGCAAAGGTGAAGGCGCAGGACCTTACCCTGCGGACGGACAATCAGGAAAAGGAGGGGGTCTTTACCGGTGCCTATACCCTGCACCCCCTCACGCAGGAAAAGATCCCGATCTGGGTGGCCAATTTTGTCCTGATGGAATATGGCACGGGGATTGTCATGGCAGTCCCAGCGCATGATCAGCGTGATTTTGAGTTTGCCCGAAAATACCAACTCCCTATTCGCCTCGTCATCCAGGACCGATCCGAATCACTGAGTGAACCGCTTTCCGCCGCCTATACCGAAGCGGAGGGCCGCTTGGTCCATTCCGATCAATTTACCGGTCTCTCTCCAAAGGAGGCGCAGGAAAAGATCGCCCACTTTGTTCAGGAAAAAAACCTTGGACAGGCGAAGGTTCACTACCGGCTTCGTGACTGGGGCATCTCCAGGCAGCGTTATTGGGGAACCCCGATCCCGATTCTTTATTGCGACCACTGCGGGACGGTCCCGGTACCGGAATCCGAGCTTCCGGTGACTCTTCCGGAGGATGTCCCCTTTGGCGGAAAAGGAGGTTCTCCTCTTGCGGAGAGCGAGCGCTTCCTGAACGCGGTCTGCCCGCTTTGCCAAGGGCCCGCGCGGAGGGAAACCGATACGATGGATACCTTCGTCGACTCCTCCTGGTATTTTTTACGATACACCTCGCCGCAGGAGACAAGGGCACCGATTGATTCGGAATTGGCCGATGGATGGACGCCGGTGGATCAATATATCGGGGGGATTGAGCATGCCGTTCTTCACCTCCTCTATGCCCGCTTCTTCACGAAGGTCATCCACGATCTCGGCCTGATCAAGGTTGATGAACCCTTCAAGAATCTTCTGACCCAGGGGATGGTGATTAAAGACGGGGCGAAGATGTCCAAATCGAAGGGGAATGTGGTCGATCCGGATTATCTCATAGAGGCCTATGGAGCGGATACCGCGCGGCTTTTCTCCCTCTTTGCCGCGCCCCCGGAAAAGGATCTTGAATGGAGTGACGATGGGGTGCAGGGAGGGTATCGCTTTCTCCAGCGGGTCTGGCGGATTGTCTGCGATTTTAGCGAATCCCCCTGGGCGTGTCCCTCTTCTGGAGCGCTTGATTTTTCGGGGGCCTCTGAGCGCATTAAATCACTACGTCGGAGGACCCATCAGACCATCCAGAAGGTCACGGAAGATCTGGAGCGGTTTCAGTTTAATACCGCCATCGCCGCGCTCATGTCCTTTTACAATGACCTCTCCCGCGATCAGGCCCTGCCGGAGCCGACGAAAGACGAGGCCCCTCTTTACGCGGCGGCCTTCTCTGAAGCGATCAGGCACCTGGTGCTTCTTCTTTCTCCATTCGCCCCGCACCTTGCCGAGGCGCTCTGGGAGACCTTGGGGAATGCTCCCACGATCCTGGATGTCTCCTGGCCTGCCTACGACCCCTTTCTGGTCAAAGGGGAAACCGTTGAGGTGGTTGTCCAGGTGAATGGAAAGGTTCGAAACCGGTTTTCCGCACCCGCCGGTCTGGAAGACGATGTTTTGCGAGAACGGGCGCTTTCCGATCCCAAAACAGAGCGTTGGACCGCGGGGAAGAAAATCAAGAAGGTGATTGTCGTGAAAGGAAAACTGGTGAACATCGTTTTATGA
- the holA gene encoding DNA polymerase III subunit delta, translating to MTIQEAIRNLDKGQFSPCYLLAGEEPFLIQALLRRFREKVLDPDATDFNLDQFRGEAVTPEEVILIAQTFPLSSPRRLIIIQDADRIKDDLEQFLAYLSHPSETTVLVFSAAKPDMRKKLFSTLKKKAILINCARLREREIPAWITQEGRKKGLHFSEEALWYIQERLGNDLFLIQQEIEKIFLYVAVEDQDRVGTISSKTVLEVIGSGKSHSIFDLTAAVSDKDCGKSLRLLSELLAEREHPLFILTMLIRQWRMMAIAKEMVNSGASSSAVRGKIRLPPSLLAPFLRELKKWRPDEIQWAFELSLAADSQLKGGTMSPTFVLEAILLDLCRTDRTVYPGEGYAPRFQASF from the coding sequence ATGACGATTCAAGAGGCCATACGAAATCTCGACAAGGGGCAATTCTCGCCTTGCTATCTCCTCGCCGGCGAGGAGCCTTTTTTGATCCAGGCCCTCCTGCGGCGGTTTCGGGAAAAAGTCCTGGACCCGGACGCAACAGATTTCAATCTAGACCAGTTTCGGGGAGAAGCGGTTACCCCGGAAGAGGTGATCCTTATTGCCCAGACCTTTCCCCTGTCCAGTCCGCGGCGGCTTATTATTATTCAGGACGCGGACCGGATCAAGGACGACCTGGAACAATTTTTGGCCTACCTGAGCCATCCCTCTGAGACCACGGTTCTTGTCTTTTCCGCCGCGAAACCGGATATGCGGAAGAAGCTGTTTTCTACCCTGAAGAAGAAGGCGATTCTTATCAACTGTGCCCGTCTTCGTGAAAGAGAGATCCCTGCATGGATCACCCAGGAAGGCCGGAAAAAAGGGCTCCATTTTTCCGAAGAGGCCCTCTGGTATATTCAGGAACGTCTTGGAAATGATCTCTTTCTGATCCAGCAGGAAATCGAGAAGATCTTTCTCTACGTTGCTGTAGAAGATCAGGACAGGGTAGGGACAATTTCCAGTAAAACCGTTCTGGAGGTCATCGGGAGCGGAAAAAGCCATTCGATCTTTGATTTGACCGCTGCCGTCAGCGATAAGGATTGCGGAAAGTCCCTGCGCCTCCTGAGCGAACTTCTTGCTGAAAGAGAGCATCCCCTTTTTATCCTGACCATGCTGATCCGGCAATGGCGGATGATGGCGATTGCGAAAGAAATGGTCAACTCCGGCGCGTCGTCATCTGCAGTACGGGGCAAGATCCGGCTGCCGCCGAGCCTTCTTGCTCCCTTTCTCCGGGAGTTAAAGAAATGGCGTCCGGATGAGATCCAGTGGGCCTTTGAGTTATCGCTTGCCGCTGATTCTCAGTTGAAGGGAGGCACAATGTCACCCACATTTGTTCTGGAAGCAATACTCCTGGACCTTTGCAGGACGGACCGAACCGTATACCCTGGTGAAGGATACGCGCCACGGTTTCAGGCTTCTTTTTAA